The following are from one region of the Haloactinomyces albus genome:
- a CDS encoding isochorismatase family protein — MSIPMITPYGMPVTDELPECRVDWRVDPRRAVVLIHDMQNYFVDFFAPGTSPRTDLVDNSDEVRRTAIDVGVPVVYTAQPGNMTREQRGLLLDVWGPGMGDEPQQRAIVGELTPRAEDTVLTKWRYSAFARSDLEGIMLRGGRDQLVICGVYAHVGCLMTACDAFTKDIQPFVVADAMADFSAEYHRMALEYMAERCARLLTTDELVRGLEKSDHGLGAAAR, encoded by the coding sequence ATGAGCATCCCGATGATCACACCCTATGGCATGCCGGTGACCGACGAGCTTCCGGAATGCAGGGTCGACTGGCGTGTGGATCCGCGACGCGCCGTGGTGCTGATCCACGACATGCAGAACTACTTCGTCGATTTCTTCGCACCGGGCACGTCCCCGAGGACCGACCTCGTGGACAACAGCGACGAGGTCCGCCGCACGGCGATCGATGTGGGAGTTCCCGTCGTGTACACGGCACAACCGGGTAACATGACGCGGGAACAACGTGGCCTGCTGCTCGACGTCTGGGGCCCGGGGATGGGTGACGAGCCGCAACAGCGCGCCATCGTGGGTGAGCTGACCCCACGCGCGGAGGACACGGTACTCACCAAGTGGCGCTACAGCGCGTTCGCCCGGTCCGACCTGGAGGGCATCATGCTGCGTGGCGGGCGCGATCAACTGGTCATCTGCGGTGTGTACGCTCATGTCGGTTGCCTGATGACGGCCTGCGACGCCTTCACGAAGGATATCCAACCGTTCGTCGTCGCCGATGCCATGGCGGATTTCTCCGCCGAGTACCACCGCATGGCGCTGGAGTACATGGCCGAACGCTGCGCCCGGCTGTTAACGACGGATGAGCTGGTGCGTGGACTCGAAAAGTCCGATCACGGACTCGGGGCCGCGGCGCGGTGA
- a CDS encoding sensor histidine kinase gives MSLIVDDRIQVPDRNRRARRLSLAGQFFALQLVLVVIALVASGVFWWRQTRVQLDEQYAQRVLAIAESVATMPAIREAFDDPRPARTIAPLAERIRRATGASFVVVANERQIRYSHPVPARIGGRLSTDASIALSGRPWTGVQTGTTGRSMRAKTPVLDTSGEVIGVVSVGVPVADVADEVWETLPALVGAVVVLVGVGAAGTYLIFRRMRRQTFGLAADEIGTLVEHRMAMLHALKEGVVACDPSGRITLVNDEARRLLGLPDDVEGRDLEELGLPERLHDVLAGQADGADQIVLRGGRVLALNRMPVRVDKRDGGSVVTLRDRTQLDQLARELDGARTTTDALRAQAHEFSNRIHTIAGLLELGEYEEARAFVDELSATRARFTEQLTTRVRDPAVAALLLAKSAAAGERDAELVLAPETDLGALPGTTAREDLILVVGNLVDNAVDSLSPGQGWVRVSVRPVQEEGMAANLIEVRDSGSGITPELVEEVFRAGFTTKVAQQGGTGGLGLALVRQTCRNRGGWVRADNDEGAVFTALLPVAEDRADPDGVSDGVSDGEGPGRAGSGQHRPMITGGV, from the coding sequence GTGAGTCTCATCGTTGACGACCGGATACAGGTGCCGGACCGGAACCGGAGGGCACGTCGGCTGTCGCTGGCGGGGCAGTTCTTCGCGCTGCAACTGGTCCTCGTCGTGATTGCGCTCGTGGCCAGCGGCGTGTTCTGGTGGCGTCAGACTCGTGTCCAGCTCGACGAGCAGTACGCCCAGCGGGTGCTGGCGATCGCGGAGTCGGTGGCCACCATGCCCGCCATCCGGGAGGCCTTCGACGATCCGCGTCCCGCGCGTACGATCGCTCCGCTGGCCGAGCGGATTCGCCGCGCCACCGGCGCTTCCTTCGTCGTCGTCGCCAATGAACGTCAGATCCGCTACTCGCATCCGGTTCCCGCCAGGATCGGCGGACGACTGTCGACCGACGCCTCGATCGCGTTGTCGGGCAGGCCGTGGACGGGGGTGCAGACGGGCACGACGGGTCGCTCGATGCGGGCGAAGACTCCCGTACTCGACACCTCGGGCGAGGTGATCGGCGTGGTATCGGTGGGTGTCCCCGTGGCCGACGTCGCCGACGAGGTGTGGGAGACGCTGCCTGCGCTGGTCGGTGCCGTGGTGGTGCTGGTCGGAGTCGGCGCGGCGGGCACCTACCTGATTTTCCGGCGGATGCGGCGGCAGACCTTCGGACTCGCCGCCGACGAGATCGGCACGCTGGTCGAGCACCGGATGGCCATGCTGCACGCGCTCAAGGAGGGGGTGGTCGCCTGTGATCCGTCCGGCCGCATCACGCTGGTCAACGACGAGGCCCGCAGACTGCTCGGCCTGCCCGACGATGTCGAGGGCCGCGACCTCGAGGAACTCGGCCTTCCCGAGCGGCTGCACGATGTTCTCGCGGGGCAGGCCGACGGCGCGGACCAGATCGTGCTGCGTGGGGGCCGGGTGCTGGCGTTGAACCGGATGCCGGTGCGTGTGGACAAGCGGGACGGTGGTTCGGTGGTTACCCTGCGTGACCGTACTCAGCTCGACCAGCTCGCCCGGGAGCTGGACGGTGCGCGGACGACGACCGATGCGCTGCGCGCCCAGGCACACGAGTTCTCCAACCGGATCCACACCATCGCCGGTCTTCTCGAACTCGGCGAGTACGAGGAGGCGCGGGCCTTCGTCGACGAACTCAGTGCGACACGCGCTCGGTTCACCGAGCAGCTCACCACGCGGGTGCGCGACCCCGCCGTCGCCGCACTGCTGCTGGCGAAATCGGCCGCCGCGGGCGAGCGGGATGCCGAGCTCGTCCTGGCCCCGGAGACCGATCTCGGTGCGTTGCCGGGCACGACCGCTCGGGAGGACCTCATTCTGGTGGTGGGCAACCTGGTCGACAACGCCGTGGACTCGCTGTCTCCCGGACAGGGCTGGGTGCGCGTGTCGGTGCGTCCGGTTCAGGAGGAAGGGATGGCGGCGAACCTGATCGAGGTCAGGGACTCCGGCTCGGGAATCACGCCGGAGCTCGTGGAGGAGGTGTTCCGGGCCGGTTTCACCACCAAGGTCGCCCAGCAGGGCGGGACCGGTGGTCTGGGGCTGGCACTGGTGCGGCAGACCTGTCGTAACCGTGGTGGATGGGTGCGTGCCGACAATGACGAGGGTGCCGTGTTCACCGCGCTGTTGCCGGTGGCCGAGGATCGTGCGGACCCGGACGGGGTCTCGGACGGGGTCTCGGACGGGGAAGGTCCCGGGCGCGCCGGTTCCGGTCAACACCGGCCGATGATCACCGGAGGTGTGTAG
- a CDS encoding zinc finger protein — protein sequence MYGGVEWEGPVVWWQPVEGQRHAFSPDRRPRPGQERDTVCGEQVTLVELAEVDWLAPTCDVCMAEACTRRDARVERDREARHARERLAREHAERWTR from the coding sequence ATGTATGGCGGTGTGGAGTGGGAAGGCCCGGTGGTGTGGTGGCAGCCGGTCGAGGGGCAGCGGCACGCGTTCTCGCCGGACCGGCGTCCCCGTCCCGGTCAGGAACGGGACACGGTGTGCGGTGAGCAGGTCACGCTGGTCGAGCTCGCCGAAGTGGACTGGCTGGCACCGACCTGCGATGTCTGCATGGCCGAGGCATGCACTCGTCGCGATGCGCGCGTGGAGCGCGACCGCGAGGCGCGCCATGCGCGCGAACGCTTGGCCCGCGAGCACGCCGAGCGGTGGACGCGATGA
- a CDS encoding DUF397 domain-containing protein: MSTPDLSRARWRKSTRSNGNGGACVEVAVTPRIVGVRDTKDRGGGTLAFDRRTWASFLGTLKAS; encoded by the coding sequence ATGTCCACGCCCGATCTCTCCCGTGCGAGGTGGCGCAAGTCCACCCGCAGCAACGGCAACGGCGGAGCCTGCGTGGAGGTCGCAGTGACTCCGCGAATCGTGGGTGTGCGCGACACCAAGGATCGCGGCGGCGGCACCCTCGCCTTCGACCGCCGGACTTGGGCCTCTTTCCTGGGCACGCTCAAAGCTTCCTGA
- a CDS encoding tripartite tricarboxylate transporter permease — protein MDTLSLLIGGFSEALTPMNLLWSLVGVVLGTVVGVLPGLGTAMAIALLVPVTFQLDPTGAFIMFAGVYFGGQFGAATTAILLNTPGQSSSMATAFEGYPMARNRRAPQALATAVIGSFLASVVAVTLVVFFSPVMVQLAVGFGPAEYFALTVLAFLATSGVVSGDVLRGVSALGIGLALALVGIDEQTGTVRFAFGTTQLFGGISIVVVTVGLLAIGEVLHMAARSRSNPATETITSGTPWLNRRDLGRSWLPWLRGTAVGVPFGVIPAGGAEIPTFLSYGMEKSLAARRGSSEFGRGAIEGVAGPEAANNATTATSLVPLLSLGLPTSATAAIMLGAFQQYGIRPGPLLFTQEADLVWALLASLFIGSVILLVLNLPFAPVWAKLLRIPRNYLYAGIVVFATLGVYTARSALSDVVLLYLVGALGFLLRRYGFPIAPVLIGVILGPLAETSLRRAMAMGQGDVGILFSSPYTLGLYAIMVAAAVAMIITRTRKRRIST, from the coding sequence GTGGATACTCTGTCCCTGCTCATCGGGGGCTTCAGCGAAGCGCTGACCCCCATGAACCTGCTCTGGAGCCTGGTCGGGGTGGTGCTCGGCACCGTCGTCGGCGTGCTGCCCGGGCTGGGCACCGCCATGGCCATCGCACTGCTCGTGCCGGTCACCTTCCAGCTGGACCCCACCGGTGCCTTCATCATGTTCGCCGGGGTCTACTTCGGCGGCCAGTTCGGTGCGGCCACCACCGCGATCCTGCTCAACACCCCCGGTCAGAGCTCGTCGATGGCCACCGCGTTCGAGGGCTACCCGATGGCCAGGAACCGCCGGGCACCACAGGCACTGGCAACGGCGGTGATCGGCTCCTTCCTGGCCAGCGTCGTCGCGGTGACACTGGTGGTGTTCTTCTCCCCCGTCATGGTGCAACTGGCGGTCGGGTTCGGTCCGGCGGAGTACTTCGCGCTCACGGTGCTGGCGTTCCTGGCCACGTCCGGGGTGGTCTCCGGTGATGTGCTGCGCGGGGTGAGTGCGCTGGGCATCGGTCTGGCACTGGCCCTGGTGGGCATCGACGAACAGACCGGGACGGTGCGCTTCGCGTTCGGCACCACCCAGTTGTTCGGCGGTATCAGCATCGTCGTGGTCACCGTCGGGCTGCTCGCGATCGGCGAAGTACTGCACATGGCCGCCCGGTCGCGGAGCAACCCGGCCACCGAGACGATCACCTCCGGAACGCCCTGGCTGAATCGCCGCGACCTGGGACGGTCCTGGCTGCCCTGGCTCCGTGGTACGGCGGTGGGAGTTCCGTTCGGAGTGATCCCCGCAGGCGGTGCCGAGATCCCGACGTTCCTGTCCTACGGCATGGAGAAGTCGCTGGCCGCTCGTCGCGGAAGCAGCGAGTTCGGCCGGGGAGCCATCGAGGGAGTGGCCGGCCCGGAGGCCGCCAACAACGCGACGACGGCAACCTCCCTGGTTCCGCTGCTCAGCCTCGGCCTGCCCACCTCGGCCACAGCCGCGATCATGCTCGGTGCCTTCCAGCAGTACGGGATACGGCCGGGCCCGCTGCTGTTCACCCAGGAAGCCGATCTCGTCTGGGCACTGCTGGCCAGCCTGTTCATCGGCAGCGTGATCCTGCTGGTGCTGAACCTGCCATTCGCACCGGTATGGGCGAAGCTGCTGCGGATTCCGCGGAACTACCTGTACGCGGGCATCGTCGTGTTCGCGACGCTGGGCGTCTACACGGCGAGGTCGGCGCTGTCCGATGTGGTGCTGCTGTACCTCGTCGGTGCGCTCGGATTCCTGCTGCGCCGCTACGGATTCCCGATCGCCCCGGTGCTGATCGGCGTCATTCTGGGTCCGCTGGCCGAAACCTCACTGCGGCGCGCGATGGCCATGGGACAGGGCGATGTGGGCATCCTGTTCAGCAGCCCCTACACGCTGGGACTGTACGCGATCATGGTCGCGGCGGCGGTGGCCATGATCATCACCCGCACGCGCAAGCGCCGCATCAGCACGTGA
- a CDS encoding TetR family transcriptional regulator, giving the protein MPTEVAPLRRKPVQQRSAQRVEKMLEACGRLIDEVGYDGLTTTLIAERAGVAVGSLYQFFPDKRAVVQELTLRNLDRFVQSVSDRFERSELVHWWDAVDTVFDVYMTMHREVPAFSRLHFGDVVDLRLLDDSKDNNAVIADKLIELIAEQFGMSSAELSLPLSVAVEAADAVLHLAFRRDPAGDPALVAEARELVRGYLSSRIPEGHPKDLPAPR; this is encoded by the coding sequence TTGCCCACCGAAGTAGCCCCCCTGCGACGCAAGCCTGTTCAGCAGCGCAGTGCCCAGCGCGTCGAGAAGATGCTGGAGGCCTGTGGCCGGCTCATCGACGAGGTGGGCTACGACGGATTAACGACAACGCTCATCGCCGAACGAGCAGGCGTCGCGGTCGGCTCGCTGTATCAGTTCTTCCCGGACAAGCGGGCCGTCGTGCAAGAGCTGACGTTGCGCAATCTGGACCGGTTCGTGCAGAGCGTGTCCGACCGGTTCGAGCGGTCCGAGCTCGTGCACTGGTGGGACGCGGTCGACACGGTCTTCGACGTGTACATGACGATGCATCGCGAGGTTCCCGCCTTCAGCCGCCTGCACTTCGGCGATGTGGTCGATCTGCGGCTGCTCGACGACAGCAAGGACAACAACGCGGTCATCGCCGACAAGCTCATCGAACTGATCGCCGAGCAGTTCGGGATGAGCTCCGCAGAACTGAGTCTTCCCCTGTCGGTGGCGGTCGAAGCCGCCGACGCGGTACTGCATCTGGCGTTTCGGCGCGACCCTGCCGGCGATCCCGCGCTGGTGGCCGAGGCGCGCGAGCTGGTGCGGGGGTACTTGTCGAGCCGGATCCCCGAAGGTCATCCGAAGGACTTGCCCGCGCCCCGGTAG
- a CDS encoding SDR family oxidoreductase, with protein sequence MRVVVAGAHGKIAREFGRLLARRGDSVAGLIRDPEQAEDLNSDGVAPVVADLEDLDADALAGYLPGADAAVFAAGAGPGSGVSRKDTVDRAGSVLLAQACERAGVRRFLQVGSMGTAQPNPPDVGEVFGAYLDAKRAAEEDLRARDLDWTILRPGRLTDDPATGRITLGDSVGRAEVTRADVAAVLVALLDEPNTAHRALELVNGDTPIADAVQAQVRQQDQPGTA encoded by the coding sequence ATGCGAGTAGTGGTGGCGGGCGCGCACGGCAAGATCGCACGCGAGTTCGGGCGGTTGCTGGCGCGCCGGGGTGATTCGGTGGCCGGATTGATTCGCGACCCCGAGCAGGCCGAGGACCTGAACTCCGATGGTGTCGCGCCGGTGGTGGCCGACCTGGAAGACCTCGACGCCGATGCGCTCGCGGGCTACCTGCCGGGAGCGGATGCGGCCGTCTTCGCCGCAGGCGCAGGTCCCGGCAGCGGTGTTTCACGCAAGGACACAGTGGACCGTGCGGGTTCGGTCCTGCTGGCTCAGGCGTGCGAACGCGCGGGGGTGCGCAGGTTTCTGCAGGTCGGCTCGATGGGGACCGCGCAGCCGAATCCACCGGATGTCGGCGAGGTGTTCGGTGCCTACCTCGATGCCAAGCGAGCCGCCGAAGAGGACCTGCGGGCGCGCGACCTCGATTGGACGATCCTGCGTCCGGGACGGCTGACCGACGATCCCGCCACCGGCAGGATCACGCTCGGTGATTCGGTCGGCCGAGCGGAGGTGACGCGTGCCGACGTCGCCGCCGTGCTCGTCGCACTCCTGGACGAGCCGAATACGGCACACCGTGCCCTGGAACTGGTCAACGGGGATACCCCGATCGCCGACGCCGTGCAGGCGCAGGTTCGGCAGCAAGATCAGCCGGGTACCGCTTAG
- a CDS encoding helix-turn-helix domain-containing protein, whose protein sequence is MSAPTPPVARLQLGQLLRELREAAGRAREDTAIKLECKTPKISKIETGRATIGPGDARLLIELYDADAQTAETVLQLARQARKRAPVRVPDWAQRFVAMESISSAIRIYEAELIPGLLQTEEYTRAVTKAFDPERDTAEVERLVEVRAERQALLNSEAPPHLWTVINEAVIRRPVGGAEIMHKQLLRLRELADLPRVTLQVLPFTAGAHAAMGSSFHLLQMRDPSEAKVIYTEDLASSDYLDGPAQIERYSLVFDRLQVAALGETETAAMLDRAIRDGT, encoded by the coding sequence ATGAGCGCTCCCACCCCACCTGTGGCGCGGTTGCAACTTGGTCAACTACTCCGCGAGCTCCGGGAGGCCGCCGGTAGAGCACGTGAGGACACGGCGATAAAGCTGGAGTGCAAGACCCCGAAGATCAGCAAAATCGAAACCGGTAGAGCCACGATCGGTCCGGGCGATGCACGCCTGCTGATCGAGCTCTATGACGCGGATGCACAGACCGCCGAGACAGTCCTGCAGCTCGCACGGCAGGCACGCAAGCGCGCACCAGTGCGTGTACCGGACTGGGCACAGCGATTCGTGGCGATGGAAAGCATCTCCTCTGCAATTCGCATCTACGAAGCAGAGTTGATACCGGGCTTACTGCAAACCGAGGAGTACACCCGCGCCGTCACCAAGGCGTTCGACCCTGAACGGGACACCGCCGAGGTAGAGCGCTTGGTCGAAGTCCGTGCCGAACGCCAAGCACTTCTGAACAGCGAAGCCCCACCGCATCTGTGGACTGTCATCAATGAAGCCGTGATTCGCAGACCCGTGGGAGGCGCAGAAATCATGCATAAGCAGCTCCTGCGACTGCGCGAGCTCGCCGACCTCCCCAGGGTCACACTGCAGGTATTGCCATTCACAGCAGGTGCACACGCAGCGATGGGCTCCTCTTTCCACCTGCTGCAGATGCGCGACCCCTCGGAAGCCAAGGTGATCTACACCGAGGACCTGGCCAGCTCCGATTACCTTGATGGACCCGCCCAGATCGAGCGATATAGCCTGGTGTTCGACCGGTTGCAGGTCGCCGCCCTCGGTGAGACCGAGACGGCCGCGATGCTCGACCGGGCGATCCGAGACGGCACGTAA
- a CDS encoding Bug family tripartite tricarboxylate transporter substrate binding protein produces the protein MRGRLSTILAALLGVVLVGAAVADARATAESGTGPRDKLHLIAPASPGGGWDTLIREFQTAVGEHNLSDTTEVLNIPGAGGTIGLSRLSGQAGRGNTLMATGAVMMGSIETTESQVTLRDVTPIARLADDYSAVVVPADSPYRTVRDLFAAWRADPASVIVGGGSAGGTDHLLTGMLMEAAGVDTGKLNYIAYPGGGEVVAGLLSGDLDVGVSSYAEFAGQIKSGELRALGLSSPEPLEGVNVPTFREQGVDVALANWRGLIAPPGISTAQRAELEKIARQVHATPQWQSALRRNGWKDTFRTGAEFRRFIDTETERIARISKELGLS, from the coding sequence ATGAGAGGACGACTGAGCACCATCCTGGCCGCGCTCCTCGGTGTGGTCCTCGTGGGCGCGGCGGTCGCCGACGCCCGTGCGACGGCCGAGAGCGGCACCGGGCCGCGGGACAAGCTGCACCTCATCGCACCGGCCTCCCCCGGTGGCGGTTGGGACACCCTGATCCGGGAGTTTCAGACCGCGGTCGGCGAGCACAACCTGTCCGACACCACCGAAGTACTCAACATCCCCGGCGCAGGCGGCACGATCGGTCTGTCCCGCCTGTCCGGTCAAGCCGGCCGCGGCAACACGCTGATGGCCACCGGTGCCGTCATGATGGGCTCGATCGAGACCACCGAATCGCAGGTCACACTCCGCGATGTCACTCCCATCGCGCGGCTGGCCGACGACTACAGCGCCGTGGTCGTTCCCGCCGACTCGCCGTACCGGACGGTGCGGGACCTCTTCGCGGCATGGCGTGCCGACCCCGCATCGGTCATCGTCGGCGGTGGCTCGGCAGGGGGCACCGACCACCTGCTCACCGGGATGCTCATGGAAGCGGCCGGAGTCGACACCGGCAAGCTCAACTACATCGCCTATCCCGGCGGCGGTGAAGTGGTCGCCGGTCTGCTCAGCGGCGATCTCGACGTCGGAGTCTCCAGTTATGCGGAGTTCGCGGGTCAGATCAAATCCGGTGAGCTGCGCGCGCTGGGCCTGTCCTCCCCCGAACCGCTGGAGGGCGTGAACGTGCCCACCTTCCGGGAGCAGGGAGTCGACGTAGCGCTGGCCAACTGGCGCGGCCTGATCGCGCCACCCGGCATCAGCACCGCGCAGCGCGCCGAACTGGAGAAGATCGCCCGGCAGGTCCACGCCACCCCGCAGTGGCAGAGCGCACTACGCCGCAACGGCTGGAAGGACACCTTCCGAACCGGTGCCGAATTCAGGCGGTTCATCGACACCGAAACCGAACGCATCGCGCGGATCAGTAAGGAGCTGGGGCTGTCATGA
- a CDS encoding response regulator — translation MIRVLVVDDDVRVAHNHHKLVETLDGFESVGMAHTARNALEMVEELRPDLVLLDIYLPDESGVTVLRRLRGAAHALDVLVITAMRDAETVQASMQTGAVHYLLKPFPFSELRDRLQRYAEARSALDSVTEAEQSDVDRVYGLLRAQETTAAPASLPKGLSQVTAQLVVDTLRAADTDLSAVELGSRAGLSRVSARRYLDHLATIGTVELRMRYGSAGRPEHRYRWVGEHGSPRTR, via the coding sequence GTGATCCGCGTACTCGTGGTCGACGATGACGTTCGGGTGGCGCACAACCACCACAAGCTCGTCGAGACCCTGGACGGGTTCGAATCCGTCGGGATGGCGCACACCGCGCGGAATGCGCTGGAGATGGTGGAGGAGTTGCGGCCCGATCTGGTGCTGCTGGACATCTACCTGCCGGACGAATCCGGGGTGACGGTGCTACGGCGACTGCGCGGTGCGGCCCACGCGCTGGATGTCCTCGTGATCACGGCGATGCGTGATGCGGAGACGGTGCAGGCATCCATGCAGACGGGTGCCGTGCACTACCTGTTGAAGCCGTTCCCCTTCAGCGAGCTGCGGGACCGTCTGCAGCGGTATGCGGAGGCCAGAAGCGCGCTCGATTCCGTGACCGAGGCCGAGCAGTCCGATGTCGACCGCGTCTACGGGTTGCTTCGCGCCCAGGAGACCACGGCTGCGCCCGCGAGTCTGCCGAAGGGGCTGTCGCAGGTCACGGCGCAACTGGTGGTGGACACGCTGCGTGCGGCGGACACGGACCTGTCCGCGGTCGAACTCGGCAGCAGGGCAGGGCTCTCGCGCGTCAGCGCGCGGCGGTATCTCGATCACCTGGCCACGATCGGCACCGTCGAACTGCGGATGCGGTACGGCTCGGCAGGTCGCCCGGAACATCGGTACCGCTGGGTCGGTGAGCACGGTTCACCGCGGACCCGCTGA
- a CDS encoding tripartite tricarboxylate transporter TctB family protein, with the protein MTTSLHESGPRTDKPTDNGARFLRAGRSELLVAALVAGIGVFLLVATVRMDVSSSVSYLGPRFFPAVVGTLLLALGVLLGVQVFLRTRPGRETAEHESGSAPEGSDWKPLGITLATLAAHVLLLKTAGWIIAGALLFWGVSYALGGRRVLRDLGISVVVSSAVQVAFSAGLGLVLPPGILVGVL; encoded by the coding sequence ATGACCACCTCGCTGCACGAATCCGGACCGAGGACGGACAAACCCACCGATAACGGGGCCCGGTTCCTGCGGGCGGGACGCAGCGAGTTGCTCGTAGCCGCGCTCGTGGCGGGCATCGGTGTGTTCCTGCTGGTGGCGACCGTCCGCATGGATGTGTCCTCGTCCGTCAGTTACCTCGGGCCGCGGTTCTTCCCCGCCGTGGTCGGCACGCTGCTGCTGGCACTGGGCGTGCTGCTCGGCGTGCAGGTGTTCCTCCGCACCCGGCCCGGGCGGGAAACCGCCGAGCACGAGTCCGGGTCCGCTCCCGAGGGAAGCGACTGGAAGCCGCTGGGAATCACCCTGGCGACCCTGGCCGCGCACGTACTGCTGTTGAAAACAGCCGGATGGATCATCGCGGGAGCGCTGCTGTTCTGGGGAGTGTCCTACGCCCTCGGTGGCAGGCGCGTGCTGCGCGATCTGGGGATCTCCGTTGTCGTCTCCTCGGCCGTACAGGTCGCCTTCTCCGCGGGGCTCGGCCTGGTACTGCCGCCCGGAATCCTGGTTGGGGTGTTGTGA
- a CDS encoding CynX/NimT family MFS transporter, which translates to MNRLGMRRRGVWLLVAIAVLALNMRPPFTAPGALLPDIAADLDMSTTLAGLLPTLPVVCLGVFALAAPPLRSRWGDEGVIAVCVPLLVVGSLLRAGPSVATLFGGTIVVGAAVGIANVALPALIKREFPNRVTQVTSLYTVFLTLGSSIAAATAVPIMQAAGGNWRVPLVVLAGLGVVTGLVWLPQWRSALGRSAPGRSRNGSAVPSSSAGSLVRSPLAWQVTAFMGLQSLLAYVVFGWMPTLLQDRGLGATAAGLALSLSTLVQAVGAMCLPLLVGRRTDQRLPAIGLLALTAVGLLGIFVAPLSWTWLASVVLGFGMGALFGLALSVIGLRAGDAATASRLSGMAQAVGYLLAALGPLLVGVLHDVSGGWIVPLCLLLMVCLSGSVAALGAGRPLHVGEEAPQAEQPAAQ; encoded by the coding sequence GTGAATCGCTTGGGGATGCGGCGTCGCGGGGTATGGCTTCTGGTGGCCATTGCGGTACTGGCGTTGAACATGCGTCCGCCGTTCACGGCCCCGGGCGCGTTGTTGCCCGACATCGCCGCCGACCTGGACATGTCGACGACACTGGCCGGTCTCCTGCCGACGCTGCCGGTGGTGTGTCTGGGGGTGTTCGCGCTCGCCGCCCCGCCGCTGCGGAGCCGCTGGGGTGATGAGGGTGTCATCGCGGTGTGCGTCCCGTTGCTGGTGGTGGGAAGCCTCCTCAGAGCGGGACCGAGTGTCGCGACGCTGTTCGGCGGCACGATCGTGGTCGGTGCTGCTGTCGGGATCGCGAATGTGGCGCTGCCTGCCCTGATCAAGCGGGAGTTCCCGAACCGGGTAACTCAGGTCACCTCCCTGTACACGGTGTTCCTGACGCTCGGCAGCAGTATCGCGGCAGCCACGGCGGTACCGATCATGCAGGCGGCGGGTGGAAACTGGCGAGTACCGCTGGTGGTCCTGGCGGGACTGGGGGTGGTGACCGGCCTGGTGTGGCTGCCTCAGTGGCGTTCGGCGCTGGGCCGTTCGGCACCGGGACGTTCCCGGAACGGCTCGGCGGTGCCGAGCTCGTCGGCGGGCAGTCTGGTGCGCAGTCCGCTGGCCTGGCAGGTCACGGCGTTCATGGGGCTGCAGTCCCTGCTGGCTTACGTGGTCTTCGGCTGGATGCCGACTCTCCTCCAGGACAGGGGACTGGGCGCGACGGCGGCAGGCCTGGCGTTGTCGCTGTCCACATTGGTGCAGGCGGTCGGTGCGATGTGCCTGCCGCTGCTGGTCGGGCGGCGGACGGATCAGCGGTTGCCCGCGATCGGCTTGCTCGCACTGACGGCGGTGGGACTGCTCGGGATCTTCGTGGCGCCGCTGTCGTGGACCTGGCTGGCGTCGGTGGTGCTCGGATTCGGGATGGGAGCGCTGTTCGGCCTGGCCCTGAGCGTGATCGGTCTACGCGCCGGGGACGCGGCGACCGCCTCGCGCCTGTCCGGCATGGCGCAGGCCGTCGGTTACCTGCTCGCGGCGCTGGGGCCGCTGCTGGTGGGGGTGCTGCACGACGTCAGCGGTGGCTGGATCGTGCCGCTGTGCCTGCTGCTGATGGTGTGCCTGTCCGGATCGGTTGCCGCCCTCGGTGCGGGACGGCCCCTGCACGTCGGCGAGGAGGCGCCGCAGGCCGAGCAGCCTGCGGCGCAGTAG